In Streptomyces sp. NBC_01551, one DNA window encodes the following:
- a CDS encoding transaldolase family protein gives MLSQPAIGLLKRLAAEGVSPWLVAANGDEFRSDPPFHSATAELLHGAVAPVLDRDTVRRACDALWNAFVESGGGEGRVSVPVDPWLVHDVEALVSAARSVHDEVGRPNLLVRIPATRAGLVALEECLSLGISVDADLIFCAERYEEVLAAYLSGMERALSRGLRLRQIAAVTSVPVGMLDAEVNSRLAALPGRGEAAAGARDTAALAVARQLYRAREQRLDGAWWRVLRAAGAIPPGLLWTEVRPRHVTALVGWNTGLAAPREVLEAAAAGERLCGDTLLNGHAEARRALDALDGLGIRMGEVARELETAELDRLQRAWTLRP, from the coding sequence ATGCTGAGTCAACCGGCCATCGGGCTGCTGAAGCGGCTTGCTGCCGAAGGGGTTTCGCCCTGGCTGGTCGCGGCCAACGGGGACGAATTCCGTTCCGATCCCCCCTTCCATTCCGCGACGGCGGAACTCCTGCACGGTGCCGTGGCGCCGGTTCTCGACCGGGACACGGTCCGCCGGGCGTGCGACGCCTTGTGGAATGCGTTCGTGGAAAGCGGGGGCGGTGAGGGGCGGGTTTCCGTCCCGGTCGATCCCTGGCTCGTCCACGATGTGGAAGCCCTGGTGTCGGCGGCGCGTTCCGTGCACGACGAGGTGGGGCGCCCGAATCTGCTGGTCCGAATTCCGGCGACGCGCGCCGGGCTCGTCGCGCTGGAGGAATGCCTGTCGCTGGGCATCAGCGTGGACGCGGACCTGATCTTCTGTGCCGAGCGGTACGAGGAAGTACTGGCGGCCTATCTCTCCGGGATGGAGCGGGCGCTCTCGCGGGGCCTGCGGCTCCGGCAGATCGCGGCCGTGACGTCGGTGCCGGTCGGGATGCTCGACGCGGAGGTCAACTCCCGGCTCGCGGCCCTGCCGGGCCGGGGCGAGGCGGCCGCCGGGGCCCGCGACACGGCCGCGCTGGCGGTGGCCCGCCAGCTGTACCGGGCGCGGGAGCAGCGGCTCGACGGGGCGTGGTGGCGGGTGCTGCGGGCGGCCGGGGCGATTCCGCCGGGGCTGCTGTGGACCGAGGTGCGGCCCCGGCACGTCACCGCGCTGGTCGGGTGGAACACCGGGCTGGCCGCGCCCCGGGAGGTGCTGGAGGCGGCCGCCGCGGGCGAGCGGCTGTGCGGGGACACGCTGCTGAACGGGCACGCGGAAGCCCGCCGGGCGCTGGACGCGCTCGACGGGCTGGGGATCCGGATGGGCGAGGTGGCCCGGGAGCTGGAGACGGCGGAACTCGACCGCCTCCAGCGCGCCTGGACACTGCGCCCCTGA
- the pabB gene encoding aminodeoxychorismate synthase component I, protein MRTLLIDNHDSFTYNLFHQITEVGGREPEVVRNDDPLWTPDRLAEFDNVIVSPGPGTPARDADLGISRQVLEHGELPVLGICLGHQAIGHLYGATVGRAPEPRHGRISPVWHDGEGVFAGIPSPMEVVRYHSLAVTDLPAGLEATAWTPDGVLMGLRHRERPLWGIQFHPESIRAQYGVELLRNFAELSGGVRRAARRRPAPAAPAAAPAAAPAASAAALSAAATAAVRPGARRLRVLVEELPTRWDDEVAYDRLFRGNPYAFWLDSSRPDTGNGRFSVMGDATGPLARVARADVWSGTVRVDSAAGTEISAGPFLEWIDQDLRSLATEVPELPFDYALGWTGYLGYELKAECGGDLAHQSEDPDAAMVFADRALVLDHATGTSYLLALAERAAEDPDASRPAPSHASSEAAARGRLAAMAAELERLAPLPRPAPADAGDGPVLTGEIRLRHDRDAYLRLIDACQQEIAAGETYEVCLTNMAEVRGRMDPWAGYRHLRRTSPAPFGALLQFDGLAVLSTSPERFLRVGRDGLAESRPIKGTRPRGATPAEDRALIADLLTNEKDRAENLMIVDLVRNDLGRCAEPGSVEAEDIFRVETNAHAHQLVSTVRARLRAGSTAVECVRSAFPGGSMTGAPKERTMRIIDRLEAGPRGVYSGAIGYFSLSGAADLSIVIRTALVTEDKVRYGVGGAVIALSDSEAEFEETAVKAGPLLSLTGGPFPGRRTQKVEA, encoded by the coding sequence ATGCGCACGCTTCTGATCGACAACCACGACTCGTTCACCTACAACCTGTTCCACCAGATCACCGAGGTGGGCGGCCGCGAGCCCGAGGTCGTCCGCAACGACGACCCGCTCTGGACGCCGGACCGGCTGGCGGAATTCGACAACGTCATCGTCTCGCCGGGACCGGGGACTCCCGCGCGCGACGCCGACCTCGGCATCTCCCGGCAGGTCCTGGAGCACGGCGAACTGCCGGTGCTCGGCATCTGCCTCGGGCACCAGGCGATCGGCCACCTGTACGGGGCCACCGTGGGGCGGGCGCCGGAGCCGCGCCATGGCCGGATCTCGCCCGTCTGGCACGACGGCGAGGGGGTGTTCGCCGGGATTCCGTCGCCGATGGAGGTGGTCCGCTACCACTCGCTCGCGGTGACCGACCTGCCGGCCGGGCTGGAGGCCACGGCGTGGACGCCGGACGGTGTACTGATGGGATTGCGCCACCGTGAGCGCCCCCTGTGGGGCATCCAGTTCCATCCGGAGTCGATCCGCGCGCAGTACGGCGTGGAGCTGCTGCGGAACTTCGCCGAGCTGAGCGGCGGCGTCCGGCGGGCGGCGCGACGGCGTCCCGCCCCGGCCGCACCTGCTGCCGCGCCCGCCGCCGCACCTGCTGCCTCGGCTGCCGCCCTATCCGCCGCCGCGACCGCTGCCGTACGTCCGGGCGCGCGCCGGCTCCGGGTCCTCGTCGAGGAGCTGCCCACCCGATGGGACGACGAGGTCGCCTACGACCGCCTCTTCCGCGGCAACCCGTACGCCTTCTGGCTCGACAGCAGCCGCCCCGACACGGGCAACGGCCGCTTCTCGGTGATGGGCGACGCGACGGGCCCGCTGGCCCGGGTCGCCCGCGCCGACGTGTGGAGCGGCACGGTCCGGGTGGACTCCGCGGCCGGTACGGAGATCAGCGCGGGCCCCTTCCTGGAGTGGATCGACCAGGACCTGCGCTCGCTCGCCACCGAGGTCCCGGAGCTCCCCTTCGACTACGCGCTCGGCTGGACCGGGTACCTCGGCTACGAGCTGAAGGCCGAGTGCGGCGGCGACCTCGCCCACCAGTCCGAGGACCCCGACGCGGCGATGGTCTTCGCCGACCGGGCCCTGGTCCTGGACCACGCCACCGGGACCAGCTACCTGCTGGCCCTGGCCGAGCGCGCCGCCGAAGACCCGGACGCGTCGCGGCCCGCGCCGTCGCACGCGTCGTCGGAGGCCGCCGCGCGCGGCCGGCTGGCCGCCATGGCCGCCGAGCTGGAGCGCCTCGCCCCACTCCCCCGCCCCGCGCCCGCCGACGCGGGCGACGGCCCGGTCCTGACCGGCGAGATCCGGCTGCGCCACGACCGCGACGCGTACCTGCGGCTCATCGACGCCTGCCAGCAGGAGATCGCGGCCGGCGAGACGTACGAGGTCTGCCTCACCAACATGGCCGAGGTCCGCGGCCGGATGGACCCCTGGGCCGGCTACCGGCACCTGCGTCGCACCAGCCCCGCCCCCTTCGGCGCCCTGCTCCAGTTCGACGGCCTCGCCGTGCTCAGCACCTCCCCCGAGCGGTTCCTGCGCGTCGGCCGCGACGGCCTCGCCGAGTCCAGGCCCATCAAGGGCACCCGCCCGCGCGGCGCCACGCCGGCCGAGGACCGGGCCCTGATCGCGGACCTGCTGACCAACGAGAAGGACCGCGCCGAGAACCTGATGATCGTGGACCTGGTCCGCAACGACCTCGGCCGCTGCGCCGAACCCGGCTCCGTCGAGGCCGAGGACATCTTCCGGGTCGAGACCAACGCCCACGCCCACCAGCTGGTGAGCACGGTGCGGGCCCGGCTGCGCGCCGGCAGCACCGCCGTGGAGTGCGTACGGTCCGCGTTCCCCGGCGGCTCCATGACGGGCGCGCCCAAGGAACGGACGATGCGGATCATCGACCGGCTCGAAGCGGGCCCGCGCGGCGTGTACTCCGGGGCGATCGGCTACTTCTCGCTCTCCGGCGCCGCCGATCTCAGCATCGTGATCCGCACCGCCCTGGTCACCGAGGACAAGGTCCGCTACGGCGTCGGCGGGGCGGTCATCGCCCTCTCCGACTCCGAAGCCGAGTTCGAGGAGACCGCGGTCAAGGCCGGCCCCCTCCTCTCCCTGACCGGCGGCCCCTTCCCCGGCCGCCGGACGCAGAAGGTCGAGGCCTGA